Genomic segment of Saprospira sp. CCB-QB6:
CGAGTTGCTCAAGCAGAGCGTCAATTTGATGTTGGAGAAATCGGCCCATAGTAGCATTACTTTGACCTTTTACCAGGAGGTAAATCCTGAGGAAAAGGTACAGCAGGCTGCTTTTGGCAATCGGATGGCAGAAGGAGCGCAAACGGGTTGGACCAATTTCAAGGAGTCTTTGGTGAGCATGGCTTACCTTTGGCCCTATATACTACTTGGCCTTATCTTTTCGCTAACAGCGCTTTTTGCGGCCCGCTCTAGCCGAAAAAGAGCCCAGGAAGCCAAACTAAAAGCCTTTCAGGCGCAGCAAGCTTGGCTCATGCAGCAAAAACAGTTGCAGCAGCCCAAGGCGCCCAAGGATAGCGAATAGGCAGCTTGGCTGCCTTTGGGCCAACGGCCCAAAACGGCCTAGCGCTGTGAAGGGGTGGCCGAAGGCCAGACCGAGCCAGCAAAGCTGGCGAAGGGCCGAGCAGTCTTGCGAGCCCCGCAACCTAGCGCCTGCCGCAGGCAGGAGGCCCCAAAAAATATTAAAAAAATCTCTTTTGGGAAGAGCATTTCCCAACTATAAAAAACGAGCAAGATGAAGTACGATCTCACCATCATCGGATCTGGACCTGGCGGTTATGTAGCTGCCATTCGCGCAGCCCAATTGGGCCAAAAAGTCGCTATTATTGAGCGTTATCCTACTTTGGGCGGAACCTGCCTGAACGTGGGTTGTATTCCCTCAAAAGCGCTATTGGATTCTTCGGAGCATTTTCATGCGGCGGAGAAAAAATTCCAAGACCACGGCATTAACATTTCTGGACTTTCTGTAGATTTTGGACAGATGGTTAAGCGTAAAGATGAGGTGGTTTCGCAGACTTGTGCGGGGGTAGAGTTCTTGATGAAAAAGAACAAAATTACCGTTTATACCGGCCACGGAAGCTTTGTGAATCGCAATACAATTCAGATTGTGCCCAAAGATGGCGAAGGGGAAACGCAGACGATTGAAACCGATAAAGTGATTATTGCTACGGGTTCTAAGCCTGTTTTGCCTGCGGCTTTCAACTATGATAAGCAGCGTGTTATTAGCTCGACAGAGGCCTTGAACTTGAAAGAAGTGCCTAAGCGTTTGTTGGTCATTGGTGCTGGAGTAATTGGATTGGAATTGGGTTCTGTTTATGCTCGTTTGGGCACAGAGGTCGAGGTCATTGAGTACCAAAATGCTGTTTTGGGTGGCATGGATGCCGATTTGGGCAAAGAAATGCGCAAAGTGCTCAAGAAAGAATTGAAAATTAACTTCCACCTCAACCACAAAGTAGAAAGCGTAGAAAACCTAGGCGAAGAAGTTGTTTTGGTTGCTGAGGCGCGCAAAGATGGTAAAAAATTGGAGCTCAAAGCGGATTATTGTCTAGTGGCTATTGGTCGCCGTCCTTATACAGATGCTTTGGGACTAGAAAATGTGGGAGTAGAATTGGATGAGCGTGGACGCGTCAAAATTGACAATCACATGCAAACCAATGTAGAGGGTATTTTTGCTATTGGTGATGTTGTTCGTGGGGCTATGTTGGCCCATAAAGCCGAGGAAGAAGGCGTTTATGTTGCGGAATACATCAGTGGTCAGAAGCCTCATATCAACTACAATTTGATTCCTGGCGTGGTTTACACTTGGCCTGAAGTGGCTGCAGTGGGCCAGACAGAAGAAGAATTGAAAGCGGCCAAAGTACCTTACAAAGTAGGTAAATTCCCTTTCAAAGCGCTTGGTCGCGCTCGTGCTTCTGCGGATACCAATGGTTTTGTAAAAATTCTATCGCATAAAGAAACCGATGAGGTATTGGGCGTGCACATGATTGGTGCTCGTTGTGCTGACCTCATTATTGAGGCGGTAGCGGCCATGGAATTCCGTGCTTCTGCAGAGGATATGTCTCGTTATAGCCACCCGCACCCCACTTTCACCGAGGCGGTGAAAGAGGCAGCATTGGCGGCTACAGAAGATCGCGCCTTGCACAGCTAGGTCAAAAAGAACTGAAATGAGGAGCAACAGCTCTTGGACCGGTGCCAAGGGCTGTTGCTTTTTTTTATAAGAAGCTAATAACAACAACTATGAGTTTAGCCGCATCAGAATTGATTTTGAATCCCGATGGCAGCATTTATCATTTGAATATGCAGCCCGAACAATTGGCCGATACCGTTATTTTGGTTGGAGATCCAGAGCGAGTGAGTAAAATCAGTTGCTACTTTGATCGTATAGATACGGAAATTCACAAAAGAGAATTTGTGATTCATACAGGAGAATTGGGAGGGAAGCGCATCACGGTCATGTCGACAGGCATGGGGACGGATAATATTGACATTGTCATCAATGAGCTAGATGCTTTGGTCAATATTGATTTAAAAACAAGGACCCTCAAAAAAGAATTACGCAGCTTAAAGCTCCTACGGATTGGTACTTCGGGCAGTTTGCGGGAGGATATTCCTGTGGGGAGCTTATTGATGAGCCGTTATTCGATTGGCTTGGAAGGTCTATTGGGCTTTTATGAGCGTCCGATCAGCGAAGACGAAAACTTATTGGCTAAAAAAGCCCAGGCTTTGTTGGCTGAGTTAGATTTTGGTATTCGTCCAGAAGCCGTCAGTTGTGGAACAGCACTATTAGAGCAATTTCGTCCCGCTGGTTTTTTGGAGGGAATTACGCTAACGGCAACGGGCTTTTATGCCCCACAAAACCGGGAGCTTAGAGCGAAGAACCGCATGCCAGCTCTATTGTCGAAGTTTAGAGCCTTGGAATTTGATGGATATAAAGCCACCAATTTAGAAATGGAAACGGCTGGGATTTATGGCTTGGCTACGGCATTGGGCCATCAGGCCCTTTCGCTAAATGCCATTTTGGCGAATAGAGAGGCTGGGATCTTCCACGATCAGCCTAAAAAATTGGTCAAAGAACTGATAGAGAAAAGCTTGGAATTAATTTAAAGTATACGATAGTTTTATAGGTCGTTTTTTTAGTTTATATTGAGGGTGATTTATTTAAAGTTACCTCAATACAGACTTATGAACTGGAGTACGATTCCATTTTTCCGTTTACTATTACCTGGCTTATTGGGCCTATTGTTAGCCTATTGGATGCCTTGGGCGGCTGCGGCCCTTTGGGGTGGTTATTTATTTGGGGGGCTATTGCTTCTTTTATTGCTTGGGCAGTATTTGGGGCGATATTCCCCTTTTTTTTGGCGTTTTTGGGGTTTGGGTTTGCAGCTTTTA
This window contains:
- the lpdA gene encoding dihydrolipoyl dehydrogenase, with the protein product MKYDLTIIGSGPGGYVAAIRAAQLGQKVAIIERYPTLGGTCLNVGCIPSKALLDSSEHFHAAEKKFQDHGINISGLSVDFGQMVKRKDEVVSQTCAGVEFLMKKNKITVYTGHGSFVNRNTIQIVPKDGEGETQTIETDKVIIATGSKPVLPAAFNYDKQRVISSTEALNLKEVPKRLLVIGAGVIGLELGSVYARLGTEVEVIEYQNAVLGGMDADLGKEMRKVLKKELKINFHLNHKVESVENLGEEVVLVAEARKDGKKLELKADYCLVAIGRRPYTDALGLENVGVELDERGRVKIDNHMQTNVEGIFAIGDVVRGAMLAHKAEEEGVYVAEYISGQKPHINYNLIPGVVYTWPEVAAVGQTEEELKAAKVPYKVGKFPFKALGRARASADTNGFVKILSHKETDEVLGVHMIGARCADLIIEAVAAMEFRASAEDMSRYSHPHPTFTEAVKEAALAATEDRALHS
- a CDS encoding nucleoside phosphorylase, whose amino-acid sequence is MSLAASELILNPDGSIYHLNMQPEQLADTVILVGDPERVSKISCYFDRIDTEIHKREFVIHTGELGGKRITVMSTGMGTDNIDIVINELDALVNIDLKTRTLKKELRSLKLLRIGTSGSLREDIPVGSLLMSRYSIGLEGLLGFYERPISEDENLLAKKAQALLAELDFGIRPEAVSCGTALLEQFRPAGFLEGITLTATGFYAPQNRELRAKNRMPALLSKFRALEFDGYKATNLEMETAGIYGLATALGHQALSLNAILANREAGIFHDQPKKLVKELIEKSLELI